The Nitrospira sp. genome contains a region encoding:
- a CDS encoding response regulator, with amino-acid sequence MPSVLVVDDQDQVRQLIREALEQAGYEVEEARDGKEGLERYRARSADLVIMDILMPDQDGLEGIMRLRREFPNSRVIAMTGGSEAIGVLNFLDVAKMLGARRTLQKPFELKVLLDTVAEEIIP; translated from the coding sequence ATGCCGTCGGTCCTCGTCGTTGATGATCAAGACCAGGTTCGCCAGCTCATACGGGAAGCTCTGGAGCAGGCAGGCTATGAGGTTGAGGAGGCTCGTGATGGAAAAGAGGGACTCGAACGGTATCGGGCCAGATCGGCGGACCTTGTCATCATGGATATTCTCATGCCCGACCAAGACGGATTAGAGGGTATCATGAGGCTTCGGCGGGAGTTTCCTAATTCTCGTGTCATTGCCATGACAGGCGGAAGTGAGGCGATCGGCGTCCTTAATTTCTTGGATGTCGCAAAGATGCTTGGAGCTCGACGGACTCTTCAGAAACCATTCGAGCTCAAGGTTCTTCTAGACACGGTTGCTGAGGAAATCATCCCCTAA
- a CDS encoding PAS domain S-box protein: MSPTSHLPEWDLLRKQVADLARDLAERDRVLHERTRHLHVAQALAHLGSWDWDIGNGAVHWSDELYRIFGYEPQSREVTFDTFVSAILPDDHDRVLASFDGALAGASTYDIECRIVRPDGEIRTIHCCGEVDRDGGGQPLRLSGTALDVTDRKRAESALQQREAHFRALIEHSSDIITVLDLDGTIRFESPSFERLLGYAQHELDGQIAFEFIHQEDLPVVMEKFQLLIQRLGVPQIAEFRFRHKDRSWRHFEGIGRAVCDPEGRCSVIVNSRDITERKRTDAMLRTSQEKLRQALQASGTGLWDWNTDTKEVVLSREWKRQLGYEDTELADSFDTWETRLHPDDHDRAIAYVQDYLTSAESDYRQEFRMRHKDGTYRWIESRASFVTEADGRRIRLLGSHTDITDRKRMEETLSVALHDLQNITETVPDIMYTLDLEGKVVNWNKHVWNISGYSPEELMHRPALTFVPEEERPKLAAAMQQVVEAGTAEVECHLVTKDGRTIPYHWTGAVLKDRGGRLIGMTGIGRDITALKHVEAAVRESEERYRTLVELSPSGVFVICEGRTVYINRTGIFIMGGRDAKEILDRSIFEFIHPDHHQEVRENITRLLAGGVSVHSAERTYLKIDGTSVPVQVEAARIMWNGKPAILGLFSDITERKRAEERLRQTQFAMDQAVDAIYWIDPYAKILYANEAASLMVGYSRDELLGMTVHDLNPDFPASMWPGFWEETRRNRTMSFETNHRAKDGRLVPIDIRVSFLAYEGQEFHCAFVRDITQRKRAEEALRVSGELGRGILNSLSAHIAVLNHEGAIVAVNEAWRRFASANGTVPSLNTGIGMNYLGICRQVLKEDVPTQMILDGIEEVRTGRQGAFTIEYPCHTPTEQRWFVLRATALAGDGEGVVVAHEDITDRKRAEEALRASEERFRLLVEEAPLGITVLDGEKRYVKVNQAFCKLVGFSSEELLGQTYARFTHPDDLSKNLALTDEMHAGLRQGYRIEKRYVRKDGQAVWVVVNATRLTLAGATDHFMVAIIEDITERKRVEEALRLTQFSVDRAVEAVLWVDSSARILSVNDTACRMLDYPREKLIVMTVHDIDPSVEVERWQGHWNNLKQQGSLTFESTYRSRTGSVLEAEVTVNYLQYAGKEYGCAILRDVGDRKRAEAELHRSHTFLRQVIDTDPDLIFAKDREGRFTMANKAVADWYGTTVEDLTGKSDADFNSNAEEVEFFRQNDLEVMNSGRDRFIPEERITDASGRTRWVQTVKRPIFDDHGRAHMVLGAATDITERKRMEEMLLQRERDLSAALQERERISQDLHDGLLQSLYAVGLGLETCKPMIRQQPEHMAGKFIRTLDQAIGQLNQVMGEVRNFIAGLESHVIQGGDFPTALRTMVKSMAGSSAARCMVRIDNPAARRLSTEHALHIMNIVREGLSNALRHSRATRITVSFRELSQSVRLSITDDGVGFNARSAQGIGYGLANMAARAQKVRGLFALQSKPFKGTKILLDLPKDAHYAHN, translated from the coding sequence ATGAGTCCAACGAGCCACCTTCCTGAATGGGATCTGCTGCGCAAGCAGGTCGCCGACTTGGCGCGTGACCTTGCCGAACGGGACCGTGTGCTGCACGAACGAACTCGCCACCTCCATGTGGCGCAAGCCCTTGCTCACTTGGGGAGTTGGGACTGGGATATCGGGAACGGCGCGGTGCACTGGTCAGATGAGCTCTACCGTATATTCGGGTACGAGCCGCAATCACGCGAGGTGACGTTCGACACCTTTGTCTCGGCAATTCTTCCGGACGATCATGACCGGGTCCTGGCGTCGTTCGATGGCGCGTTGGCCGGAGCGTCAACCTATGACATCGAATGCCGGATCGTCCGGCCCGATGGCGAGATACGCACCATTCACTGCTGCGGCGAAGTGGACCGCGACGGCGGCGGGCAGCCCCTTCGTCTGTCCGGAACAGCCTTGGATGTGACCGATCGCAAGCGGGCGGAGTCCGCGCTGCAACAGCGCGAAGCTCACTTCCGCGCGCTGATCGAGCATTCCTCGGACATCATCACGGTGCTTGATTTGGACGGCACGATTCGGTTTGAAAGCCCCTCCTTCGAACGATTGCTCGGTTACGCGCAACACGAGCTCGACGGGCAGATCGCCTTTGAGTTCATTCATCAGGAGGATCTTCCCGTTGTGATGGAAAAGTTCCAGTTGCTCATCCAGCGGCTTGGAGTCCCTCAAATTGCGGAATTTCGCTTTCGTCACAAGGACCGCTCATGGCGCCATTTCGAAGGAATCGGTCGGGCGGTGTGTGATCCTGAAGGACGCTGCAGCGTCATCGTCAACTCACGGGACATTACCGAGCGGAAGCGCACGGACGCCATGCTACGGACCTCGCAAGAAAAACTCCGACAAGCCCTCCAGGCGTCGGGGACCGGGTTATGGGACTGGAACACGGACACGAAAGAGGTCGTGCTTTCTAGGGAATGGAAACGACAGCTTGGATACGAAGACACGGAGCTGGCGGACTCATTCGACACGTGGGAAACGCGGCTGCACCCGGACGATCATGATCGAGCCATCGCGTATGTGCAGGACTACCTGACAAGCGCTGAGAGCGACTATCGGCAGGAATTCCGCATGCGGCACAAGGATGGGACCTATCGATGGATCGAATCACGAGCCTCCTTTGTGACGGAAGCCGACGGCCGACGAATCCGCCTCCTCGGATCGCATACCGACATTACGGATCGCAAACGGATGGAGGAGACCCTCTCAGTCGCCCTCCACGATCTTCAGAACATCACCGAGACCGTTCCCGACATCATGTATACCCTGGATCTCGAGGGGAAGGTCGTCAATTGGAATAAGCACGTCTGGAACATCAGCGGCTATTCCCCCGAAGAATTGATGCATCGTCCGGCGCTGACATTCGTTCCGGAAGAGGAGCGGCCGAAACTTGCGGCGGCCATGCAACAGGTGGTTGAAGCGGGGACTGCGGAAGTTGAATGTCACTTGGTGACGAAAGACGGACGGACCATTCCCTACCACTGGACCGGCGCCGTGCTGAAGGATCGTGGCGGCCGGCTCATCGGCATGACCGGTATCGGTCGAGATATTACGGCATTGAAGCACGTTGAAGCGGCAGTACGGGAGAGCGAAGAACGGTACCGGACGTTGGTGGAGCTTTCCCCGTCAGGCGTCTTCGTCATCTGTGAAGGTCGGACGGTCTACATCAACCGAACCGGTATCTTCATCATGGGCGGGAGAGATGCCAAGGAAATTCTGGATCGATCGATTTTTGAGTTTATCCATCCGGACCATCATCAAGAAGTCCGTGAGAACATCACACGGTTGCTCGCAGGCGGGGTTTCTGTCCATAGCGCGGAGCGAACATATCTCAAGATAGATGGAACATCCGTTCCAGTTCAGGTGGAAGCCGCACGGATCATGTGGAACGGCAAGCCCGCCATACTCGGCCTGTTTTCCGACATCACGGAACGTAAGCGGGCGGAGGAACGGTTGCGCCAGACCCAATTCGCCATGGATCAGGCAGTGGACGCGATTTACTGGATCGATCCGTACGCCAAGATCCTCTATGCGAATGAGGCCGCCAGCCTCATGGTGGGCTATTCGAGAGACGAGCTCCTCGGCATGACGGTGCATGACCTCAATCCGGATTTTCCGGCGTCCATGTGGCCGGGCTTCTGGGAGGAGACGCGGCGAAACAGGACCATGTCCTTCGAGACCAACCATCGGGCCAAGGATGGGCGGCTCGTCCCGATCGACATTCGCGTCAGTTTCCTCGCTTATGAAGGGCAGGAATTCCACTGTGCCTTCGTCCGTGACATCACGCAACGCAAGAGAGCAGAAGAAGCTCTGCGGGTAAGCGGAGAACTGGGCCGCGGCATTTTGAATTCATTGTCTGCTCACATCGCTGTGCTGAATCACGAAGGCGCGATTGTGGCCGTCAACGAAGCCTGGAGGCGATTCGCCAGTGCCAACGGGACGGTGCCTTCCTTGAATACAGGAATCGGCATGAACTATCTGGGCATCTGTCGCCAAGTCCTGAAGGAAGACGTACCGACGCAGATGATTCTCGACGGCATCGAAGAGGTCCGCACGGGACGGCAAGGGGCCTTTACCATCGAGTATCCCTGCCATACACCCACGGAGCAGCGCTGGTTCGTTCTGCGCGCCACCGCCTTGGCGGGCGACGGGGAAGGAGTCGTGGTTGCCCACGAGGACATCACCGACCGCAAGCGGGCCGAAGAGGCGTTACGGGCGAGCGAAGAGCGCTTCCGGTTGCTGGTGGAGGAAGCTCCGCTTGGCATCACGGTACTGGACGGAGAAAAGCGGTACGTGAAGGTGAATCAGGCTTTCTGTAAGCTTGTGGGATTCTCTTCGGAGGAGCTCCTCGGACAAACCTATGCGCGCTTCACCCATCCCGACGATCTCTCCAAGAACCTGGCACTCACTGACGAAATGCACGCAGGCCTCCGGCAAGGCTACCGTATAGAGAAGCGGTACGTGCGGAAGGACGGCCAGGCTGTCTGGGTTGTGGTCAACGCCACACGATTGACTCTTGCGGGGGCCACCGATCATTTTATGGTCGCCATTATCGAGGACATCACCGAGCGCAAGCGGGTGGAAGAGGCGCTACGGTTGACCCAATTCTCCGTGGATAGGGCGGTCGAGGCGGTGTTGTGGGTGGACTCCAGCGCCAGAATTCTTAGCGTCAATGACACCGCTTGTCGAATGTTGGACTACCCGCGCGAAAAGCTGATCGTCATGACCGTGCATGATATCGATCCGAGCGTTGAGGTAGAACGGTGGCAGGGTCATTGGAATAACCTGAAGCAACAAGGCTCGCTCACATTCGAGTCAACCTATCGGTCACGAACCGGAAGTGTTTTGGAGGCGGAAGTCACCGTCAACTACTTGCAGTATGCAGGCAAAGAATATGGCTGCGCGATTCTGAGGGATGTGGGAGACCGCAAGCGGGCGGAGGCGGAGCTGCACCGCTCCCATACATTCTTGCGACAGGTCATCGACACGGATCCGGACCTCATCTTCGCCAAGGACCGGGAAGGCCGCTTTACGATGGCCAACAAAGCTGTCGCCGATTGGTACGGCACGACGGTGGAAGATCTGACCGGGAAGTCCGACGCTGATTTCAATAGCAATGCGGAGGAGGTCGAGTTCTTTCGGCAAAACGATCTTGAGGTGATGAATTCCGGGCGGGATCGGTTTATCCCGGAGGAGAGAATCACCGATGCGAGCGGACGAACGCGCTGGGTGCAGACCGTGAAGAGGCCGATTTTCGACGACCACGGGCGGGCTCACATGGTGCTTGGCGCCGCAACCGATATTACAGAACGGAAGCGCATGGAAGAGATGCTCTTGCAACGCGAACGGGATTTGAGCGCGGCTCTTCAAGAGCGGGAACGGATCAGCCAGGATCTCCACGACGGTCTTCTCCAATCGTTGTATGCGGTTGGCCTCGGACTAGAGACGTGCAAACCGATGATCAGGCAGCAGCCGGAACACATGGCTGGAAAATTTATCAGGACGCTCGATCAGGCGATCGGGCAACTCAACCAAGTGATGGGCGAGGTGCGGAATTTTATCGCCGGCCTAGAGTCTCACGTCATACAAGGCGGTGACTTTCCGACCGCTCTGCGAACCATGGTGAAAAGCATGGCAGGTTCTTCGGCGGCCAGATGTATGGTAAGAATCGACAACCCAGCCGCGCGTCGGCTTTCAACGGAGCACGCGCTTCATATCATGAATATCGTACGGGAAGGGCTCAGTAACGCATTGCGTCACAGTCGAGCCACACGGATCACTGTGTCGTTTCGAGAGCTCAGCCAGTCGGTTCGTCTTTCCATTACCGATGACGGAGTCGGCTTCAATGCACGATCGGCTCAAGGAATTGGTTATGGGTTGGCCAACATGGCGGCACGGGCTCAAAAGGTCCGCGGGTTGTTTGCGCTGCAGTCAAAACCTTTCAAGGGAACGAAAATCCTGCTCGATCTCCCAAAGGACGCGCACTATGCTCACAACTAA
- a CDS encoding response regulator transcription factor, whose amino-acid sequence MLTTKTHTIRVLLVDDHEVIRVGLRTVLGQTQGVTVVGEAGTMAEAVQQTQKLKPDVVLMDVRLPDGSGVDACREILGVLPGTRVIFLTSYADDDSVLAAVLAGAHGYVLKEIDSPGLLEAIRSVARGQSILDSGVTERALRWLRGLHDLPATPGSDQLSSQEERVVALVAEGKTNKEIAVALGLSDKTVKNYLANVFQKLRITRRAQAAAFFVKRQG is encoded by the coding sequence ATGCTCACAACTAAAACTCACACCATTCGAGTGTTGCTCGTGGACGATCATGAAGTCATTCGCGTGGGGCTTCGGACGGTACTCGGCCAAACCCAGGGTGTCACGGTGGTGGGGGAAGCGGGCACGATGGCTGAGGCGGTCCAGCAAACGCAGAAGCTGAAGCCTGACGTGGTCTTGATGGATGTCCGCCTCCCCGACGGTTCCGGGGTTGATGCGTGCCGAGAGATTCTCGGAGTCTTGCCGGGCACACGGGTGATTTTCCTGACATCCTACGCCGACGATGATTCCGTTCTCGCTGCAGTACTCGCCGGGGCTCATGGTTACGTCCTGAAGGAAATCGACTCACCGGGCTTGCTGGAAGCGATCCGTTCGGTCGCCAGGGGCCAATCGATCTTAGATTCCGGTGTGACAGAACGGGCGCTGCGGTGGCTGAGAGGATTGCACGATCTGCCGGCGACTCCGGGCTCAGATCAGCTGTCGTCCCAGGAAGAACGGGTTGTCGCGCTGGTGGCCGAGGGGAAGACGAACAAGGAAATCGCAGTCGCTCTGGGCCTCAGCGACAAGACGGTCAAGAACTATTTGGCGAATGTGTTTCAGAAGCTCCGCATCACGCGGCGCGCGCAAGCGGCTGCCTTCTTCGTGAAACGCCAAGGATAG
- a CDS encoding PAS domain-containing protein, whose amino-acid sequence MTAGLFLGLILLLSASLWIAIRYRRENVLKSRVIAATNCGVFVTDATFPHHPVVYVNPAFLILTGYAEHEIVGQTTAILSGPDTDRASIEKLALALQDGSACRVSLRHYRKNGTSFWNEVTLTPVVDQAGRLTSVIWVMNDVSHIRQLEADLHKMPSPTFLCDLASEGMLVTTETRVAYVNRTGLKILGASSAEQLIGKHFCDIIHCDSQEVARPLMVQIEASSYSTKTLETRFLRLDGQPVDVELSAAPIMWDGSASFLVCFSDMSCRKRTDIQGSHVDNHREHAHASVEMHHWAWGLDHGAVWSAEQYRIFGYEPGSVPPTYDTFKKALHPEDCDRVRTLVEETLSSDRPYDIECRIIQPSGDIRFIRCRGVLMRGSTDQAIRMSGTIEDITDYKLVVTMAEERELQFKTVMESVPGGMLMIHHDGTISLVNGMIEHMFGYVREELLGRPVECLLSSRGRVWQQDLRANSRSASSSSSKEGALELHGVRKDSSEFPIEVAVHPIHLSSGTSYLATIVEMGTVNPMAGAMAHEFNNSLTAVLGFSELALALIPTESKAHRHIGQVITAGRKARELTQQIRRSMTRVSTAPPTHIDQEPSLLPIEVSDAVGPRR is encoded by the coding sequence ATGACTGCTGGTCTCTTCCTAGGGTTGATCCTCCTTCTCAGCGCCTCTCTTTGGATAGCCATTCGATACCGCCGCGAAAATGTCTTGAAGTCACGGGTCATTGCGGCGACGAATTGCGGCGTATTCGTGACGGATGCAACGTTCCCACATCATCCCGTGGTCTATGTCAATCCCGCCTTTCTCATACTGACCGGCTACGCTGAACACGAGATAGTCGGTCAGACGACGGCGATCTTGAGTGGGCCGGATACCGATCGAGCTTCGATAGAAAAGCTCGCGTTGGCTCTTCAAGACGGAAGTGCCTGCCGAGTGTCCCTGCGCCACTACCGTAAAAACGGTACGTCGTTTTGGAATGAAGTGACGCTGACTCCGGTGGTGGACCAGGCGGGACGGCTGACGTCGGTCATCTGGGTGATGAATGATGTGTCACACATCCGGCAGCTGGAAGCGGATCTGCACAAGATGCCTTCCCCGACCTTCCTGTGTGATCTTGCCTCAGAAGGAATGTTGGTCACGACCGAAACAAGGGTCGCATATGTCAACAGGACCGGTCTGAAGATTCTCGGAGCCTCGTCGGCCGAACAGCTTATTGGAAAACACTTTTGTGACATCATCCATTGCGACTCCCAGGAGGTCGCACGACCATTGATGGTGCAGATAGAGGCGTCAAGTTATTCGACCAAGACGCTTGAAACCCGATTCCTGCGTCTTGACGGACAACCCGTTGATGTGGAGCTCTCGGCAGCCCCAATCATGTGGGATGGAAGCGCGTCGTTCCTAGTCTGTTTCTCGGATATGTCTTGCCGGAAGAGGACTGACATCCAAGGTTCTCACGTTGATAATCACCGTGAGCACGCGCACGCGAGTGTTGAGATGCATCATTGGGCATGGGGTCTCGACCATGGCGCGGTATGGTCGGCTGAGCAATACCGCATCTTTGGATACGAACCAGGTTCGGTGCCGCCGACATATGACACCTTTAAGAAGGCCCTTCATCCGGAGGACTGTGATCGTGTTCGCACCCTCGTCGAGGAGACGCTCAGTTCCGATCGTCCATACGACATCGAGTGCAGAATCATCCAGCCCAGCGGCGATATTCGGTTTATCCGCTGCCGCGGCGTCCTCATGCGAGGTTCAACAGACCAGGCGATTCGGATGTCTGGAACCATTGAAGACATCACGGACTACAAGCTCGTCGTGACTATGGCGGAGGAGCGAGAGCTTCAATTCAAGACCGTCATGGAATCGGTCCCCGGCGGCATGCTCATGATTCATCACGACGGAACTATCTCCTTGGTCAACGGGATGATCGAACACATGTTCGGCTATGTTCGTGAGGAGTTGTTGGGCCGGCCTGTTGAATGCTTGCTGTCTTCCCGGGGTCGTGTGTGGCAGCAGGACCTCCGTGCCAATAGCCGTTCAGCCTCTTCATCGAGCAGTAAGGAGGGAGCTCTGGAATTGCACGGAGTTCGAAAGGACAGCTCTGAATTCCCGATCGAGGTCGCCGTTCACCCCATCCATCTGTCGTCAGGAACGTCGTACTTAGCCACGATTGTCGAGATGGGGACGGTCAATCCGATGGCCGGCGCCATGGCGCACGAGTTTAACAACAGTCTTACGGCCGTACTGGGCTTTAGTGAGTTGGCACTGGCGTTGATTCCAACCGAGAGCAAAGCTCATCGCCATATCGGTCAGGTCATCACGGCGGGGCGAAAAGCCCGTGAGCTGACGCAGCAGATTCGCCGAAGCATGACACGGGTATCCACGGCTCCGCCGACGCATATTGATCAGGAACCATCGCTGTTGCCGATAGAGGTGTCGGATGCCGTCGGTCCTCGTCGTTGA